The Pelagibacterium halotolerans B2 genome has a segment encoding these proteins:
- a CDS encoding CpaF family protein translates to MFGKRASFGGNTQPVQSRPAPPPETMDAARVAGQSAIATSQPQEATKGDESADAPEPTGRDKNYFQTKSSIFSALIDSIDLSQLAAMDQDSAREEIRDIVAEIIALKNFVMSISEQEDLLDDICNDVLGYGPLEPLLARDDIADIMINGSQRCYIEVSGRVKLTNVRFRDDAHLMNVCQRIVSQVGRRVDESSPICDARLPDGSRVNVIAPPLSIDGPTLTIRKFKKDKLTLPQLVKFGSISPDGAEVLRVLGRVRANVLISGGTGSGKTTLLNCLTAFIDKDERVITCEDSAELQLQQPHVVRLETRPPNLEGEGEVTMRELVRNCLRMRPERIIVGEVRGPEAFDLLQAMNTGHDGSMGTLHANSPREALSRLESMITMGGFALPSRTIREMIVSSIDVIVQAARLRDGSRRITHISEVLGMEGDVIVTQDVFLYDIMGEDANGALLGRHRSTGITKPQFTEKARYFNEEIALVEALERANVEQHELMR, encoded by the coding sequence ATGTTCGGCAAGCGTGCGAGTTTCGGTGGCAATACCCAGCCGGTTCAAAGTCGTCCTGCGCCTCCGCCCGAAACGATGGACGCTGCGCGCGTCGCTGGGCAGTCCGCAATTGCAACGTCCCAACCCCAGGAAGCCACGAAAGGCGACGAGAGCGCGGACGCCCCGGAGCCGACCGGGCGAGACAAGAATTACTTCCAGACCAAATCCTCGATTTTTTCGGCCCTGATCGACTCGATCGATCTGTCGCAACTCGCGGCCATGGACCAGGATTCCGCGCGCGAGGAAATTCGCGACATCGTCGCTGAAATCATCGCGCTCAAGAATTTCGTCATGTCGATTTCCGAGCAGGAAGACTTGCTCGACGATATCTGCAACGATGTTCTCGGCTATGGCCCGCTTGAGCCACTGCTGGCTCGCGACGACATCGCCGATATCATGATAAATGGCTCCCAACGCTGCTACATCGAAGTCAGCGGGCGGGTGAAGCTGACCAATGTGCGCTTCCGGGACGATGCGCACCTCATGAACGTGTGCCAGCGCATCGTGAGCCAGGTCGGCCGCCGCGTCGATGAATCCTCGCCCATATGCGATGCCCGCCTGCCCGATGGCTCTCGTGTGAACGTCATCGCTCCCCCGCTTTCAATTGATGGCCCTACGCTCACCATTCGTAAGTTCAAGAAGGACAAGCTGACCCTGCCACAGCTGGTCAAGTTCGGTTCGATCTCTCCGGACGGTGCCGAGGTGCTGCGCGTGCTTGGTCGTGTGCGTGCCAATGTGTTGATTTCGGGCGGCACGGGTTCGGGCAAGACCACATTGCTTAACTGCCTGACCGCCTTTATCGACAAGGACGAACGGGTCATTACCTGCGAGGACTCGGCGGAACTTCAGCTCCAGCAACCCCATGTGGTGCGCCTTGAAACCCGTCCGCCCAATCTCGAAGGCGAGGGTGAGGTGACGATGCGCGAACTGGTCCGGAACTGCCTGCGTATGCGGCCCGAGCGGATCATTGTCGGCGAAGTCCGTGGCCCCGAGGCGTTCGATCTGCTCCAGGCCATGAACACCGGTCACGACGGTTCGATGGGCACCTTGCACGCCAACTCCCCGCGCGAAGCCCTGTCCCGCCTTGAATCGATGATAACCATGGGTGGGTTCGCGCTGCCCAGCCGTACCATCCGCGAAATGATCGTCTCGTCGATCGACGTGATCGTGCAGGCAGCGCGCCTGCGCGATGGCTCACGCCGTATTACCCACATTTCAGAAGTGCTCGGTATGGAAGGTGACGTCATCGTCACCCAGGATGTGTTTCTCTATGACATCATGGGCGAAGACGCCAATGGAGCGCTGCTCGGTCGCCACCGTTCGACCGGGATTACCAAGCCCCAGTTCACGGAAAAGGCCCGCTACTTCAATGAAGAAATAGCGCTGGTCGAAGCGCTCGAACGGGCCAATGTCGAACAGCACGAGTTGATGCGTTGA
- a CDS encoding type II secretion system F family protein, which produces MSPLILAILVVICIGALGVAFVPSLAGSSRADKRMKALQADVQVRRQTITADKTRETRRRTVQDALKQQSEQLNSRRAKTTLKHRIFQAGIKTSLRAWIRNSIILGVGLFAVLVIVQVPLLYAGVIAVAGAYVLPNFYLRWRRKRYQSAYLDELPNAVEAIVRGVRAGMPLNDSIRLVAKEVRQPVRSEFMRVLDQQSIGKSMAEAVPVLFERVPLAEVNFFIVVITVQQQSGGNLSEALSNLAIVLRNRKKMKAKVKAMSSEAKASAMIIGALPVFVIGSVSVVSPSYLSPLFSTSAGMVCLGVAVGMMLAGAFVMNRMIQFDY; this is translated from the coding sequence ATGAGCCCACTCATTCTCGCCATTCTTGTTGTGATCTGCATCGGAGCGCTCGGTGTCGCGTTTGTGCCCTCGCTTGCCGGATCGAGCCGGGCCGACAAGCGCATGAAGGCCTTGCAGGCCGACGTGCAGGTGCGGCGGCAGACAATTACTGCCGACAAGACCAGAGAGACCCGTCGGCGCACGGTGCAGGATGCTCTCAAGCAGCAATCCGAGCAGCTCAATTCGCGCCGCGCCAAAACGACTTTGAAGCACAGGATTTTTCAGGCCGGGATCAAGACCTCATTGAGGGCCTGGATTCGCAACTCCATTATCCTGGGCGTGGGCCTGTTTGCCGTCCTCGTTATCGTGCAGGTTCCGCTGCTATACGCCGGCGTAATTGCAGTGGCCGGTGCCTATGTCCTGCCCAATTTTTATCTCCGCTGGCGGCGCAAGAGGTACCAGAGCGCCTATCTCGATGAATTGCCCAACGCCGTAGAGGCCATCGTCCGCGGCGTCCGGGCCGGAATGCCGCTCAACGACTCCATTCGGCTCGTCGCCAAGGAGGTCCGGCAGCCGGTACGATCGGAGTTCATGCGCGTGCTGGACCAGCAGTCGATTGGCAAGAGCATGGCCGAAGCGGTTCCTGTGCTTTTTGAACGGGTGCCGCTGGCAGAGGTGAATTTCTTCATCGTCGTTATTACGGTGCAGCAGCAATCGGGCGGCAATCTTTCTGAAGCGTTGTCCAATCTCGCGATCGTCCTGCGCAATCGCAAGAAGATGAAAGCCAAGGTCAAGGCGATGAGTTCGGAAGCCAAGGCCTCCGCCATGATAATCGGCGCTCTTCCGGTTTTTGTCATAGGCTCGGTCTCGGTGGTCAGCCCCAGCTATCTCTCACCGCTCTTCAGCACCAGTGCCGGCATGGTCTGTCTGGGCGTTGCCGTGGGTATGATGCTGGCTGGAGCGTTCGTCATGAATCGTATGATCCAGTTCGATTATTAG
- a CDS encoding type II secretion system F family protein translates to MTFADQITSPDFLIAVFAAISAAAIVFTFGTHIFERVERKDRMKKVAIEREQMRAREMARLRNQADGKENARGNIRGADARSYMKSTVERFSLQKAFMDENTMERLAQAGLRGQGELTKHLFLRFVTPFLLFALGAFYLIFITPGGRPVFLNLVYAIGVGLVGAYIPVLMLRNKVQKRQQSIKKAWPDALDLILLCVESGMSIEHAIKRVAREVGIQSVELAEELTLTTAELSFLEDRTRAYDNLARRTGLDGVRSVMTALIQAERYGTSVGQALRVMAEEGRDARMMEAEKKAAALPPKMTVPLIVFFLPVLFIIIMAPAIITVTTL, encoded by the coding sequence GTGACCTTCGCCGACCAGATCACAAGCCCTGACTTCCTCATTGCGGTTTTCGCGGCCATTTCAGCCGCTGCAATCGTCTTTACGTTCGGCACCCATATCTTCGAGCGCGTCGAACGCAAGGACCGCATGAAGAAGGTGGCGATCGAGCGCGAGCAGATGCGGGCTCGCGAAATGGCGCGACTGCGCAATCAGGCCGACGGCAAGGAAAACGCTCGCGGTAACATCCGCGGCGCCGATGCTCGTTCCTACATGAAATCGACAGTCGAGCGGTTTTCGCTTCAGAAAGCCTTCATGGATGAAAATACCATGGAGCGGTTGGCTCAGGCAGGGCTGCGTGGACAGGGCGAACTGACCAAACACCTCTTTCTGCGGTTCGTCACGCCATTCCTGCTTTTTGCGCTTGGCGCCTTCTACCTGATCTTCATCACCCCCGGAGGACGTCCGGTCTTTCTCAACCTGGTCTATGCAATAGGTGTGGGACTGGTTGGGGCTTATATCCCGGTTCTGATGCTGCGCAACAAAGTGCAAAAGCGCCAGCAGTCGATAAAGAAGGCATGGCCCGACGCGCTTGACCTTATCCTGCTTTGCGTCGAGTCGGGCATGTCGATTGAGCATGCCATCAAGCGTGTGGCCAGGGAGGTGGGGATTCAAAGTGTGGAGCTGGCTGAGGAGTTGACCCTCACGACCGCCGAGCTTTCCTTCCTCGAAGACCGCACAAGAGCCTATGACAATCTTGCACGGCGCACAGGGCTGGATGGCGTGCGTTCGGTGATGACAGCGCTCATTCAGGCGGAACGCTACGGCACATCGGTCGGCCAGGCTCTGCGCGTCATGGCCGAGGAGGGCCGCGATGCGCGCATGATGGAGGCCGAGAAAAAGGCGGCAGCCTTGCCGCCCAAGATGACGGTTCCGCTAATCGTGTTCTTCCTGCCGGTCCTGTTCATCATCATCATGGCGCCGGCCATCATCACGGTCACAACGCTTTGA
- a CDS encoding tetratricopeptide repeat protein → MGRVGMMLLAGVAAIALAGCATNRTGALNADYSNLSGPQIQAGVADLSQRYAQDPRNKALGIHYAAALRAAGQTEPAVRVLENLVSVHQGDPEVGLAYAKALSAAGRFESALRVVDNAMNPVTPDWDALSVRGAILDQMGRPEEARQAYTQALLLAPQEARLHANLGLSYAMTGELVEAEAHLRQAAALPGATSKVRQNLALVLGLQGQFEAARMLYATELPPEEVKANMDYIRALLTQQDRWQAIRNDTPA, encoded by the coding sequence ATGGGCAGAGTTGGTATGATGTTGCTGGCCGGTGTCGCCGCCATCGCTCTGGCCGGATGCGCCACCAATCGCACCGGAGCATTGAACGCCGACTATTCCAATCTTTCCGGACCACAGATTCAGGCAGGTGTTGCCGACCTCTCCCAACGATATGCTCAGGACCCGCGCAACAAGGCGCTCGGCATCCACTATGCTGCCGCCCTGCGGGCCGCAGGGCAGACAGAGCCGGCAGTCAGGGTGCTTGAAAACCTCGTATCGGTTCATCAGGGCGATCCTGAAGTGGGCCTCGCCTATGCCAAGGCGCTTTCCGCCGCCGGTCGCTTTGAATCGGCTCTGCGCGTGGTGGACAATGCAATGAACCCCGTTACACCCGACTGGGATGCGCTTTCTGTGCGCGGCGCAATTCTCGACCAGATGGGACGTCCGGAAGAGGCCCGGCAGGCCTATACCCAGGCCTTGCTGCTGGCACCGCAAGAAGCGCGGCTACATGCCAACCTTGGGCTGTCCTATGCAATGACCGGCGAACTCGTTGAAGCCGAGGCGCATCTGCGTCAGGCGGCCGCTCTACCCGGCGCCACGTCAAAGGTTCGCCAGAACTTGGCGCTTGTCCTCGGCCTGCAGGGGCAATTCGAAGCGGCACGCATGCTCTATGCGACCGAGCTGCCGCCCGAGGAAGTGAAGGCCAACATGGACTATATCCGAGCGTTGCTGACCCAGCAGGATCGCTGGCAGGCCATCCGCAACGATACGCCGGCCTGA
- a CDS encoding leucyl aminopeptidase family protein, whose protein sequence is MLKTVPIYCVNENGVDAAGIEEAHKAWAKSNGFAGQSGKLLALPDEAGQVAGYLFGLGSAPDRSALVLGLAAAALPAGTYRLAGDYGDPTLAALGFRLGAYGFDRYTKSKECPTLQLPDGADSSEIENLVASTFIARDLVNIPANDLGPDAFEAWIVDFAKKHGIEIKTIRGDELLAQNFPMVHAVGRASDQAPRLVDFAWGDAGHPKITLVGKGVTFDTGGLNIKPGSSMALMKKDMGGAANVLGLANAIMTAGLKVRLRVLIPVVENSISGNAFRPGDVLASRKGLSVEIGNTDAEGRLILADALALADEESPDLIIDMATLTGAARVALGPDLPPVYARNESFAKTVVDHGMTVDDPLWLMPLWGGYDKLLTSKIADVNHISTGGFAGSITAALFLNRFVKPETEWMHLDIFAWAPEARPGRPFGGTDQAIRALYGALKARYGQ, encoded by the coding sequence GTGCTCAAGACCGTCCCCATCTATTGCGTGAATGAAAACGGCGTCGATGCCGCGGGCATTGAGGAGGCGCACAAGGCATGGGCGAAAAGCAATGGCTTTGCCGGTCAATCGGGCAAGCTTCTGGCGTTGCCTGATGAGGCCGGCCAGGTTGCGGGATACCTGTTCGGTCTCGGCTCTGCGCCTGACCGCTCGGCGCTGGTCCTCGGCCTCGCCGCCGCCGCTCTGCCGGCGGGAACCTACCGGCTCGCCGGCGATTACGGCGATCCAACTCTGGCGGCTCTGGGCTTCCGGTTGGGTGCATACGGGTTCGACCGATATACCAAGTCCAAGGAGTGCCCAACGCTTCAATTGCCTGACGGCGCCGATTCGTCAGAAATCGAAAACCTTGTAGCTTCAACATTCATTGCTCGGGATCTGGTCAACATTCCGGCCAATGATCTGGGCCCGGATGCGTTCGAAGCCTGGATCGTGGATTTTGCCAAGAAACACGGCATCGAAATCAAGACCATTCGTGGCGACGAACTGCTGGCCCAGAATTTTCCGATGGTTCATGCGGTGGGGCGCGCCAGCGATCAGGCGCCGCGGCTCGTCGACTTTGCTTGGGGCGATGCCGGCCACCCCAAGATCACACTCGTGGGCAAGGGGGTGACTTTCGATACCGGGGGGCTCAACATCAAGCCCGGCAGTTCCATGGCATTGATGAAAAAGGACATGGGCGGTGCCGCCAATGTGCTTGGGCTTGCCAATGCCATCATGACCGCCGGACTTAAGGTGCGGTTGCGGGTGCTTATTCCGGTCGTTGAAAACTCTATATCCGGCAATGCCTTCCGGCCGGGCGATGTGTTGGCATCGCGCAAGGGACTGAGCGTCGAGATCGGTAACACCGACGCTGAGGGACGGTTGATTCTGGCCGATGCACTGGCATTGGCCGACGAGGAAAGTCCTGACCTTATCATCGACATGGCCACGTTAACCGGAGCCGCCCGTGTGGCGCTCGGTCCGGACCTGCCTCCGGTCTATGCTCGCAATGAGTCGTTTGCAAAGACCGTCGTGGACCACGGCATGACGGTCGACGACCCTCTTTGGCTCATGCCGCTTTGGGGTGGGTATGATAAGCTGCTCACGTCAAAAATCGCCGACGTCAATCACATTTCAACCGGTGGGTTTGCGGGTTCGATCACCGCTGCCCTGTTTCTCAATCGGTTCGTGAAGCCTGAAACCGAGTGGATGCATCTCGATATCTTCGCCTGGGCCCCCGAGGCTCGACCCGGTCGTCCGTTCGGTGGCACCGACCAGGCGATCCGCGCACTCTATGGGGCGCTGAAGGCGCGCTACGGTCAGTAG
- a CDS encoding 2-hydroxyacid dehydrogenase, translating to MALLLHLTGIDEAGWAKGFREAMPDYPVVTLADTFDPAEIEYIFVWKPAPDAFDGLVNLKAVLSLGAGVDALLEHPALPDVPIVRFVDDELTHCMSDYVISQVTMHQRLFTRYSAHQRAKVWSQLYPPASHEIAVGIMGLGVLGSDAAQKLSAIGFEVNGWSRSPKSIDGVEVFAGDARFDAFLAATDILVCLLPLTEETRGILNMKTFKALRRGRLVGGPVLVNAARGGHQKEADIVAALKDGTLGAASLDVFEIEPLPRTSPLWDIETCFITPHIAAISNERSGVTYFSKVIADHRAGNPLRNVVDRGRGY from the coding sequence ATGGCCCTGTTGCTGCATCTGACCGGTATCGACGAAGCGGGTTGGGCGAAAGGGTTTCGCGAGGCGATGCCCGACTATCCTGTTGTGACGCTGGCCGATACGTTCGATCCTGCCGAGATCGAATACATCTTTGTCTGGAAGCCCGCGCCCGACGCCTTCGACGGTCTGGTCAACCTCAAAGCTGTACTGTCTCTGGGCGCCGGCGTCGACGCGCTGCTCGAGCACCCTGCCCTGCCCGATGTTCCTATCGTTCGGTTCGTCGATGACGAACTTACCCATTGCATGAGCGACTATGTGATCTCGCAGGTGACGATGCATCAGCGGCTGTTCACACGTTACTCTGCGCATCAGAGGGCCAAAGTCTGGAGCCAGCTCTACCCGCCTGCGAGCCACGAAATTGCCGTGGGCATTATGGGTCTCGGTGTTCTGGGCTCAGACGCTGCACAAAAGCTCAGCGCCATCGGTTTTGAGGTCAATGGCTGGAGTCGCTCGCCCAAGTCGATCGACGGCGTAGAAGTCTTTGCCGGTGACGCAAGATTCGATGCCTTTCTGGCCGCCACCGACATACTCGTCTGCCTGTTGCCACTGACCGAGGAAACGCGCGGCATTCTCAACATGAAGACCTTCAAGGCGCTACGCCGCGGTCGGCTGGTAGGCGGTCCGGTGCTCGTCAACGCAGCACGGGGAGGTCATCAGAAAGAGGCCGATATCGTCGCAGCCCTTAAGGACGGCACCCTGGGCGCAGCGAGCCTTGACGTGTTCGAAATCGAGCCTCTGCCCCGCACCAGCCCGCTCTGGGATATCGAAACCTGTTTCATAACGCCCCATATCGCGGCAATCTCCAATGAGCGCAGCGGGGTTACCTATTTCTCGAAAGTCATTGCCGACCATAGGGCCGGCAACCCGCTGCGCAACGTTGTCGACCGGGGACGAGGCTACTGA
- a CDS encoding c-type cytochrome codes for MNSFELNKIFGAILGTLVFVMGVGFIADEIYAPIEGRGASYDLPEPAAEGEAGGEEAPGVPPIAARMQTASAEAGESLITRCQSCHDYSPANENRTGPGIYGVVGHPIASHEGFAYSDALATLGSNGEIWDYEHLDAFLESPRNYAPGTKMSFAGLSNPEDRANLIAFLRENSDDPFPLPEAPAEQEAAPAEGDGGEEAPVEDELTAAMAAVTPEDGEALIVRCQSCHDYSPENANRVGPGIHNVVGADIAHHEGYAYSDALASLGAEGETWSPENLSAFLESPSDFAPGTRMSFPGLANIEDRAALIVFLNSISDNPIDLGGGAASAGEAPAEQPAVEEVEQLNLEEAAEGDDPVVVDAEAPQADPAEGETELDNTPETTAN; via the coding sequence ATGAATTCATTTGAACTCAACAAGATTTTTGGCGCCATCCTGGGCACCTTGGTCTTTGTCATGGGTGTCGGCTTCATCGCTGACGAAATTTACGCTCCGATCGAAGGGCGTGGCGCAAGCTACGATCTTCCGGAGCCAGCCGCTGAAGGCGAAGCGGGCGGCGAAGAGGCCCCTGGAGTGCCGCCGATTGCGGCCCGCATGCAGACCGCGTCCGCGGAAGCCGGTGAGAGCCTGATTACGCGCTGCCAGTCGTGCCACGATTATTCCCCGGCGAACGAAAACCGCACCGGACCGGGTATCTATGGCGTGGTCGGTCATCCCATCGCCAGCCACGAGGGTTTTGCATATTCCGACGCCCTGGCTACACTCGGCTCGAACGGTGAAATATGGGATTACGAGCATCTCGACGCGTTCCTTGAAAGCCCGCGCAACTATGCGCCTGGCACAAAGATGAGCTTTGCCGGCCTCTCCAACCCCGAGGATCGCGCCAATCTCATAGCTTTCCTGCGCGAGAATTCGGACGATCCGTTCCCGCTGCCCGAAGCTCCCGCCGAGCAAGAGGCCGCCCCTGCCGAAGGCGACGGCGGCGAGGAAGCGCCGGTTGAGGACGAACTGACGGCAGCAATGGCCGCCGTGACGCCGGAAGACGGCGAAGCATTGATCGTTCGCTGCCAGTCCTGCCACGACTATTCGCCCGAGAACGCAAACCGCGTCGGCCCGGGAATTCACAATGTGGTCGGTGCCGATATCGCCCATCACGAAGGGTATGCCTATTCTGATGCGCTGGCATCGTTGGGAGCCGAAGGCGAGACCTGGTCGCCGGAGAACCTCAGTGCTTTCCTCGAAAGCCCGTCCGACTTCGCCCCTGGCACGCGGATGAGCTTTCCCGGACTTGCCAATATCGAAGATCGCGCAGCGTTGATCGTGTTCCTCAATTCGATCTCGGACAACCCGATCGATCTTGGCGGCGGCGCTGCTTCCGCCGGCGAAGCCCCAGCGGAACAACCCGCTGTCGAGGAAGTCGAACAACTCAATCTCGAGGAAGCGGCCGAAGGGGACGATCCGGTGGTTGTCGATGCCGAGGCACCGCAAGCCGATCCTGCAGAAGGCGAGACGGAATTGGACAACACGCCGGAAACCACGGCCAACTGA
- a CDS encoding prephenate dehydratase → MSRKIAFQGELGAFSHATAVALFPDDQPVPCVTFEQTIGAVQSGDADYAVVPVENSLYGRITDIHHILPESGLYIIGEHYLPVRMNLLGVPGATLSDIEAVQSLSVALGQCRKFIAKHKLRTINSVDTAGSAREVAEKGDRTIAAIASRFAAETYGLDVIAENIEDAAHNTTRFLIMAREPITPKPNGTRIKTTFVFRVRNVPAALYKAMGGFATNSVNMTKLESYMVGGSFTATQFYADIEGHPDDHNVKLALEELGFFSDHFKLLGIYPVADSAP, encoded by the coding sequence ATGTCACGCAAGATCGCCTTTCAGGGAGAATTGGGAGCTTTCAGCCATGCTACGGCTGTCGCGCTCTTTCCGGACGACCAACCGGTCCCCTGCGTGACATTTGAACAGACCATCGGCGCCGTGCAGTCGGGTGATGCCGACTATGCCGTCGTGCCGGTGGAAAATTCGCTCTACGGCCGCATCACCGACATCCACCACATTCTGCCCGAAAGCGGACTCTATATCATCGGGGAGCACTACCTTCCCGTCCGTATGAATTTGCTCGGTGTACCCGGAGCGACGCTCTCGGATATCGAAGCGGTGCAATCACTATCGGTCGCATTGGGCCAGTGCCGCAAATTCATTGCAAAACACAAACTGCGCACCATCAACTCGGTCGATACCGCCGGGTCGGCTCGCGAAGTCGCTGAAAAGGGCGATCGAACGATTGCTGCCATCGCCTCGAGATTTGCCGCCGAGACCTATGGGCTCGATGTCATCGCTGAAAATATCGAGGATGCCGCCCACAACACCACGCGCTTTCTGATCATGGCGCGCGAGCCGATTACCCCCAAACCCAACGGCACCAGGATAAAGACGACCTTTGTCTTCCGGGTCCGCAACGTTCCCGCCGCTCTCTACAAAGCTATGGGCGGGTTCGCTACCAACAGCGTCAACATGACCAAGCTCGAGAGCTATATGGTCGGCGGCTCGTTCACTGCGACTCAGTTTTATGCGGATATCGAGGGGCATCCTGACGACCACAACGTCAAGCTGGCACTCGAGGAATTGGGGTTTTTCTCCGATCACTTCAAACTGCTCGGAATCTATCCGGTGGCCGACTCCGCGCCGTGA
- a CDS encoding DNA polymerase III subunit gamma/tau, translating to MVIPPTPATPYQVLARKYRPSSFESLVGQDAMVQTLGNAFATGRIHHAFILTGVRGVGKTTTARILARAFNYADETGAHPTLDLSKEGVHCAEIIAGTHVDVMEMDAASNTGIDSIREINAMTRTPPMSAPYKVFIIDEVHMLSTSAFNGLLKTLEEPPPYVKFIFATTEIRKVPVTILSRCMRFDLRRISPEVMTGYLSGLLEKESIPVEPEALSMIVRAGEGSARDCLSLTDQAIAHGGGEISVQSVRDMLGLADRARIIDLFEKLMGGDIAGALDDARALYDSGADPTTIITDLAELTHLVTRIKIVPSATDDPVLTPDERSRGAELAQRLALRVLTRTWQILSKGLTEIAQSGNGLQSAEMVLIRLAYAADLPSPDELIERLTNQPTVPGPAPSAPAPNGGGGYQARAMAPSVPPGPAPQQVPSVEARTVPQSYEQIVVLAGEKRDIAIKHALESDIKPVSFEVGRIEVALTPTANPSVVSTLSARLKEWTGRPWLVTISTKEIAAPTLREARRAAEDHARDAALEDPLVKAVMETFPGARLVNIKSRPDLSSELETAADDFETPVDPEEDE from the coding sequence ATGGTGATCCCCCCGACCCCAGCAACGCCCTATCAGGTTCTGGCCCGGAAGTACCGGCCATCGAGCTTTGAGAGCCTTGTGGGGCAGGATGCGATGGTCCAGACTCTGGGCAACGCCTTTGCGACCGGCCGCATCCATCACGCCTTCATCCTGACAGGCGTCCGCGGGGTGGGAAAGACCACGACCGCCAGAATTCTGGCCCGCGCCTTCAATTATGCCGACGAGACCGGCGCACACCCTACGCTTGATCTTTCCAAAGAGGGCGTCCACTGCGCCGAGATCATAGCCGGCACTCATGTCGACGTCATGGAAATGGATGCCGCGTCCAATACTGGCATCGATTCCATCCGCGAAATCAACGCAATGACCCGCACACCGCCGATGAGCGCGCCCTATAAGGTGTTCATCATCGACGAGGTGCACATGCTCTCGACATCGGCGTTCAACGGGCTTTTGAAAACGCTCGAAGAGCCGCCGCCCTATGTGAAGTTCATCTTTGCGACGACGGAAATCCGCAAGGTTCCCGTGACCATCCTTTCGCGCTGCATGCGCTTCGACCTGCGCAGGATTTCGCCCGAGGTGATGACCGGCTATCTCTCTGGATTGCTCGAAAAGGAGTCGATCCCGGTTGAGCCTGAAGCGCTCTCGATGATCGTGCGCGCCGGGGAGGGTTCCGCGCGTGACTGCCTTTCCCTGACCGACCAGGCCATCGCCCATGGTGGAGGAGAGATCAGCGTCCAGTCGGTCCGCGACATGCTCGGACTTGCCGATCGGGCGCGCATCATCGATCTCTTTGAAAAGCTCATGGGTGGCGATATCGCCGGAGCGCTCGACGATGCGCGCGCGCTCTATGATTCGGGCGCCGATCCGACGACAATCATCACGGATCTTGCCGAACTGACACATCTGGTGACGCGCATAAAGATTGTGCCCTCGGCCACGGACGATCCGGTTCTGACGCCCGATGAACGCAGCCGGGGCGCAGAGCTGGCACAAAGGCTCGCCTTGCGTGTGCTGACACGAACCTGGCAGATTCTGTCAAAAGGGCTGACCGAGATCGCCCAATCCGGCAATGGATTGCAATCGGCGGAAATGGTTCTGATCCGCCTGGCTTACGCCGCAGACCTGCCCAGCCCCGACGAGTTGATCGAAAGACTCACGAACCAGCCCACTGTTCCCGGTCCTGCTCCATCCGCCCCGGCGCCCAATGGTGGCGGAGGGTATCAGGCCCGGGCGATGGCGCCTTCCGTACCGCCCGGCCCGGCGCCCCAACAGGTGCCAAGCGTCGAGGCGCGCACCGTGCCGCAATCGTACGAGCAGATTGTCGTTCTGGCCGGTGAAAAACGCGACATTGCGATCAAACATGCGCTGGAATCCGATATCAAGCCGGTGTCATTCGAAGTCGGGCGTATCGAGGTGGCTCTGACACCGACGGCCAACCCCTCAGTCGTATCCACCTTGTCGGCGCGCCTCAAGGAATGGACCGGGCGGCCCTGGCTGGTCACCATCTCGACCAAAGAGATTGCTGCGCCAACCTTGCGTGAGGCGCGGCGCGCCGCGGAGGATCATGCCCGCGACGCCGCGCTGGAAGATCCCCTGGTTAAAGCCGTGATGGAGACATTCCCCGGCGCCAGGCTGGTGAACATCAAATCGCGCCCGGACCTGTCCAGCGAGTTGGAAACGGCAGCGGACGATTTTGAAACTCCAGTTGATCCGGAGGAAGACGAATGA
- a CDS encoding YbaB/EbfC family nucleoid-associated protein — translation MKDLMGMMKKAQEFQQRAQEMQAEAAAHTVEGTAGAGMVTVTMTAKGDLQGLKIDPSLFKPDDAEIVEDLIVAAHADARRKGEEFMQQKMSEMTAGLPIPPGMKFPF, via the coding sequence ATGAAAGACCTCATGGGCATGATGAAAAAAGCCCAGGAATTCCAGCAGCGTGCCCAGGAAATGCAGGCCGAGGCCGCTGCCCATACTGTTGAAGGCACAGCGGGAGCGGGGATGGTAACGGTGACCATGACCGCCAAGGGCGACTTGCAGGGGCTTAAGATCGATCCTTCTCTGTTCAAGCCTGACGACGCTGAAATTGTTGAAGACCTGATCGTTGCCGCTCATGCCGATGCGCGGCGCAAGGGTGAGGAATTCATGCAGCAGAAAATGAGCGAAATGACCGCGGGCCTGCCGATCCCGCCGGGCATGAAGTTCCCGTTTTAG